The DNA region GCGTGTAGCACATCACGGCTCCTGAAGTTCGGCCCAGGAAATTCATCTTGTATCCCAAGGCCCCCGGATACAAAAGTGTTTTCACCAGCCCTTCCCAGTCCCTCCTCTGCCTGCCAGCCCAGGACTCCAGGGCCCTGGCCTGCACTGCCCCACCCACGCGCCACCTCCCAAGGTCCCCTGCACAGGCAAGAGCAGAGAGGGTCCCGCACAAGCCACCATTACGACAAAGCAATGAGGCACAAGGTCCAGTggagaatataaatatattttggaagctGCCTGTGTACCCTGGGGTGAAGAACCAGCACCGAGGTCCCCCACCCGGCCCACCCACCGCCTCCCCCACCCCGCGGCCCCTCCCGCGGCTACGCCCGCGCAGCCTGCCGGGCCTACACCGGGCAGCCCAGCAGCTCCACCCGCAGGGTGATGCGGTTGTGCCAGGCCACGGGCAGGATGCGGACGTAGCGGGCCTCGAAGGGCATCTCGAACACGTTCTTCTTGTGCGAGTTGTTGTCGAAGTTGCCGGGGAAGATCTGGAAGCAGGGGAGGAATCAGGAGGGCCCCAGAGCCAGGACCCAAGCCCGAGGGCCTGGGGTCAGGCGCGCGGGGTGCCCCAGGGGTGGCGGGCCGAGGGGGGGCAGGGCAGGCACCCACCTTGCTCTCGGTGGCCCCGCTCTCCTTGTACTCGGTCCAGTTCTTGCCGTCATCACTGTAGGCCACCTTGTAGGCCGCCACGAACTGGTTGTGGCCGAAGTCACGGGCCCCCTGGGTGATGATGCCCGTCAGTCGCATCGGGGAGCCCAGGAAGATCTTGGGGAGACACAAACCACGTTTTCTTTCCTGCGCCCATCTCGAATGAGGTGGCAAGAGGCGGACGTGCTGGGGCTCGAGTCTTAGCTTCGGGCCACCCggccaagcctcagtttcctcagctatgATACGGGCCTACATCACTCTGCCTCCTTTGCCAGGCGTGGTGCTAGTGCGTCACTGCGATGACGCTCAGATTTCAGGGCCCTGCCGAGCCCTGCCTCCACCTGCACGGGGGGCCGGATGGGAACAGGGGCAGGGGGGCCACAAGCCGTGAGCAGGgacggccccagaagtcccccGCAGGGCTGCTTGCAGCCCCACCCGGGTCCCTCGGGAGCCCGAGGCAGGCTGCCACTCGAGCACCCCAACGCCACGgcgtgcccccaccccccagcccccaccgtCCCCGGGCACCTGCCGGCTGCCCTAGACCAGCGGCCCCAAgtcccaggccccacccccgGCTCACTGCCCAGCAGCAGGTGGGCCCAGGCCACCCCCAACCATGCTGGGGCTCAGTCTCCTCACATAGGAAATGAGGTGACGTTCCAGTTTCCCCTAACTCAGTGTGTTTCCCGGTTTCAGCGAAGTCCAAGGGCTCTCGGACACTGCGTCAGAGCACACGCGTCTCTGCCCAGGCAGGGGTCCCGAGAGGCCTGGGTCCGAAGCCCCTCTTCTACCCTGCCGGCTGTCCACCCCGGGGCAGCcgacacacacacgcacacgcacgcACACGCACACGACGGGGGTGGTTCGACCCCTGCACGCACGCACGTCCTTTCTCTGCCCCGGATCCTTGGTGGAAGCAGCAGCGCTAAGCTCCCTCTCTCTCCCGGGCCCTGGAGCCCAAGGATCAGAGGACAGGGGGGTCCcatgggaagaaagaggaaagccaGGGGAAAACAGGGCTTTTCAGAAACGCCCTCTGGGGGGGGATAGTTCACTGAAGACCCGGGGGCCCCGCCGGCCCCACATCTCGGGAGGCCGTGCCCACCTGCAGCCACTCCTGCGTGTCGCTTCTCTGGGCAGTCCAGGCATTGAACTTGCCCTGCTTGTCCAGCCGCGCGTAGAAGGGAAACCAGCTGAAGGCGCTCAGGCCCCAGGTCCTGAAGGTGCTGGAGGCCGTGATGTATCGGTCAGGGATGCGGTTGTCCTTCAAGCCCAGCGGGGCCGAGCACCCTGCCGGCGAGGGGGGCGTCAGGCAGAGGCCCACGGCCTCCCGGAGGAGGAGGGCGCACGAGAAGAGGGAATGGAGGGGAGGAACAGAGGATCCCGGTCGGCTGCCGACATCCTCATGGAGACAGACGGACGCTCCCTCCACCCTGCAGAAGCACCTGCCCTCCTTCCCCACTGCCCACCACCTCCCTCTGTCCTCTCCTCTGCCGCCTGGTCTCGGCTCCCACCCGCAGACCTGACACGCCCCTCGCGGATCACTCAAAGCTCCCGCCCACCAGGGCAGCCCCTGCTCGCCCTCCTGCCGCCCCCCTTCAAGGCCCTGACTTGCAggacacctcctccaggaagcctctcCCGGGCAGGTCCTTCCTCCTCTGCTTTCACTCTGGGAAGATTGGCAAGAACGTAACCAACCGCCCATCACCATGCGGTCTGATCCCACGCTGACTTCAATCATTTAAGCTGGCACAAGAGCTGTATGAAGTCAGTATCAGCAGTCCCATCCTaccgaggaaactgaggccgagCGGTGCCTCCGGGAGGGCCTGCACACCCCATAGGTGTTCTCGGGGTGCTGTGTCAGGGGGTGAGGGCTGCTCCTGAGAAGCTGCCCTTGTCCCCTCCGCCGGCCCCAAACGCCCGGGAACACGGGTGTCGGGTCACACCGCTTATCCACGCCTGCTCGACGGCCTGCGCATGCCCAGATCGGGGATGGGCAGGAGATAAAACCCCACAGGCCTGGCGGAAGCCCCACTGGCAACTCCTTGTCCCTCTGGGGAgtttggggagggagcaggtgccGTGACATGGCTCTTTACATCTACGGCTCTGCAGCGCCTGGCATCCTGTGCATTAAAGACACCTGCCACCGCCTGGCATCCTGTGCATTAAAGACACCTGCCACCGGGTGTGCTGCTGACCCCCCACCGTGTGCCCCATCTCCACCAGGCACCAGGACCCACCTGCCTCCTCCCACCAGGAGCAGCGCtctggggctggggggtggctGCTCTCTTGGCGGCAGACCTGGGGGGCCCCGAGGCCCGTCAAAGAGACCGTCAGCGTGCTGGAAGTGATCTGCAACGGATCACCTGCTTCCAGCAGTTCCTGTTCCCCTCATTTCTGGGCCTCCCCACAAAATCAGGCACCCTGCGGGGTAACAGGCCCCGGAGGCCAGCTCCATCACTGGCGACGCAGCCCCGGGAGATCCCGTCCCTTCTCGGGCCctagtttccccacctgtaagatgaggaagcacagccaTGCTTCTCCCCAGTCACCCGGGGACCTTATTAAAATGAGAACCCTGTTGCTAGGACAGCGCTGGGAGTCCGCATTCCCGGGACGCTCCCAGGTGATACTAACACGCTGGTCTGTAGACCACGCTTGGCGTAGACGGCTCTGACCGCCCCCGTCCAGTGACTCCACCCACCCTGACCCAAACCATCACCACCTCTCAACCAGACAACTGTGCGACACTCCCTAGTCTCCTCTCTCGTACACAACAGCCCTCTGCCCCATTCTCCACGGAGCCGAGACTCCAACAGCTCATCATGTCCTGTTAGCACCCCCCAAAAGGGCTGCCCCTCGTTCTGAGGATAAAGACCTAACCCCCTGAAATGGTCCCCAAGCCCCTGCCTGGTCCGGCCCCGTCCACTTCTCCAGCCTCATCGCCCAGCTCCTCCCCGACGTTCCCTGGGTTCCAGCTCCACtgaccttcctccttccttccagcatgcctcagggcctttgcactgccGCTCCCTCCACCCCAGAAAGCTCTTTCCAAGCTCCTCCCAACACTGGCTCCTTATCACTCAAGCCTGCACTGAAAGGTCATCCCGGCGCAGCCTCCCTGAGCTGCCCCTTCCCTTGCCCTCTCTAGCTTTTCCTCTGTAGCTCCtagctttcttttatttcctgtttGTCTTGGGTCCTCACTAGAATGCAAGCTGTATGTGGTCCAAGATCTCACAGGTATTGTTTCCTACTGCCAGGCTCTCGGTAGGAGCTCAATAACTATCTTACTAAGTATATGCTCAATTAAATAAATTCATGAAGATTACTGCACACCTGCAAAGTGGAATCCCAAGAACACCAGACCTTGGCCccatgcatgtgcacacatgcacacacatatgtgtgcacgcacacacacgtACACGCCCACGTGCACCTTCTGCCAATCAGGATTCCTGCTGGGGCGAGACAGCGGCCAAGCCCGAGGGGAGCAGACAGGTCAGCCACGTGGGGCCCCCGCGGGCGGCCCTCCCTTCCCGGGGTTGGTCAGCTGCAGGCCACGTCAACAGCCAAAGGCTTCAGACTAGAAAGCAGGCGGTGGGACTCCAAGTGCGGGGAACAGACTGGGACCCCCACAGACCTGGCTCTGTCCTCTACCAGTTTCCCCAAATTCCTTTTAGCAGGAGGCAAAGTCTTTTCCTCCCACTTACACAATTAGGATTCAAAAGGCAGTGACCCTGGGAGAGGAAACACACCGACTTCGGTTCACACTAAGAAAAAGATAAACCCAGCCAAGGACAGGACTCAGTTAAGAGTGGGACTAGGTGGTATGTGCAACAGGAAGACACAGCAGAGGGGAAAAGGGGCACAGGAGAGCAGGGCTTGGGGGAGAGGCTGGAAAAAGGCTGCGCTGCCAGTGGGCCCATAGTCCCAGTGGCGGCCAGCAGGTGGCACTGTGGCCACAAAGGGAGGGAAACACCCAGCCATGGGTGGGCAGACCCGCCAGTGGGCTGAGCTGGACCCGAGGGGCTCTGAGACCCCTGGGCCTGgtctgctcccaccctgccttctCCACTTTGAGTTTTCCTGGCCATTTCTGGTGCCCCCATCTCTCCATGTGGAAATCTCTTGGAAAGAGCAGCAGGAGGCACCCGCCTGGGGTCCTAGAAACTTCCATAGGAGGTTTGAGGGAAAAGGTATTGAGCAGGCAGGTgtcagcagaccagggacctAGTCAAAGTTTCAACACCTCCAACTAGCCGTGTGCTCTTGACAAATCCTTCagctgggcctcggtttcctcgtTTGCTCCCTTGCTCGTGCATCTAATATTTATGGGGCACCTGGGATCCAGGCACCGTTCTAGGCTACGGGGCTTCAGCAGCGAACGAGGTGAACCGCCTGCCCTCACGGAGCTGACACCTGCAAAATACAACTCATGCCACGTGTTCCGGAAGCTCAAAGAACCAACCAAGACGAGCAAGGACACTTTGAAAAGCGCCAACGTCTCGCGGGGGTGTTCTTTTCCCGAACCAATGGCAATGCCCAGGGCCAGGGGTTGGCAGACCCTCAGGCAGGCGTCTCCTGCCCCTGTGCCTGAGGCACTCACCGTGCAGCTCGCAGCCAAGGAGCTCAAAGCGGAGGGTGCAGCTGCGGTGGCAGGACACGGGGACCAGCCTCACGTACTGCGCCTCCAGAGGGTACTCAAACAGGTTGGTCTGCAGGTTATAGTTGTCCACGTTACCCGTGAACACCTGGGAAGGAAAGGGCAGATTAGAGGACGGGGGGCTGCCTGGGAGGCAGAGGAGAGGCGGGGCTGGGAGGCTGGAGACAGCCGCGCCTGCAGGGCCCGAGCCATCTGCTCTTCCTTGGGCCACCCCACAGCCTCCGACATGGGTTTCCCTTCTGACAGTCTGCTCGGCCCTCGTGGGCAGCTGGGCATAAACCCGTCGTCCACACAGGGCCACCTCTAGCTGGCAGGGCATCTCTGTGCAAATTAGGAAAAGGTTCTCCTTTCTCAGGACGCTGCATTTATTATGGCATCTTTCCAAGAGAGGGAAGTACGCAAACGTACAACACCCATATTGTGTATGGTGCCCACTCAGCCATTGTATCCTTGAGCAGTGTACAACCTGCACAACAGTACATAGTGGCCCTGGTGGCCCAGACTGCATCCCAGCTGTCCACGACAGATGCTCTCAATGTCATTTCGCCTTTTTTGAGCCTCGCCAGTCTCAGCACGTGAGCACAGTCTGGGTCTCCCAAATTCTGGGAACCAGGATGCACCAGAAGGCCTACTCCCGGTCAATCACCCAGGGTACCCTCCCCTCACTGGGGGGTCCTCCCACAGTGCTAGGAGCTGCAGGGGGTGCTGATCGCAGCCCCTTCTTTGGGACCCCAAGGAGGCCCACCTTGTCTCTAGTCCCGTCTGCATCCTGGACGAACTGGAAATTGCGCCCATCGCTGCTGTAGGCCACCTTGTAGGACCGCAGGTACTCGCCGTTGCCCAGACGGCTGGCGCCCTGCGTCACCACGCCCGACACCCGCATCTTCCGCAGCAGGTTCACCTGGACGTGGAGCAGGGAGGGCAGCACCCGCCTCTCCCAGGGACTTTCCCATCCCCTTCGTTCGCCTCCCCCCGCCAGGCAGGGAAAACCCGAGCACGACAAAGGGGGCAGTGGAGCCCTCTGGGGGAGCGCCAGGGCGGCGTGTTGCCCCGGGAGGAGACCTTCTCATCTGGTCCTCTCAGGGCTCTGGAGTCAGTGCTCGGGGGAATGCACGAGGGACGGCAAGGACCCAAGGTGGCACCCGTGCCAAGCGCCCCTCCCCAGACCGGGGTCTCCCTCCCGCATGCAATCACTGTGGGAAACGGCCGCCTCGCCACCCGGGCAACCCCAGGGACCCTCCTCCCCCAGGGGCCCCAAATGCAGGCCGGCCCGTGCCCCCGCCTCGTCGCCCCGCCCGAGGGCCGCCCTCCTGCACACCTGGATCCAGGGGTTCCTGTCGTAGTTGCTGGCTTTCCAGGCGTTGACGATGCCCGTGCGGTGCAGCCGCGCCAGCTCGGGGCCCCAGCGCTGCATGCTCAGGAAGCCCAGGTGCATGGAGGAGGCCGAGAGCTGCGCGTCGGCGATGGCCCCGCCCTCCATGCCCAGCGGCATGATGCAGCCTGCCGCGAGCGAGACGGCGGTCAGCGGCCACCCGGCAGGTGCCAGCCCCGGCAGGTGCCAGCGGCCGGGCCGCCGCCCAGAGGCGAGAGGACAGCGCCGCCTCCGCCGAGGACCCCAAACCACTGGCCGCAGTTCCTCTGCCCAGAGCGGGCAAAGGGGGACAGTGAGGACAGCACGTGAGAAGGGGTGGGGCTGAGGTGGGCACAGAGGCACGGAGGGGCGGGCGCCCAGGGTGGCCCGCACGGGACTGCCGTGGCCGGCAGGTGGGGTCTCCCTCCAGGCCGTGGAGGGTGGCCTCGTTCTCACGGGGCATTGAGTGGCCATTATTCTGGTGCGGGGCGTGCTGGTAGGGGAAGGGCCACTGCCAGCCCAGGTCTCCGAGGGAGGGAGGCTTGGGAGAGGGACGCTCAATGGCCGCAAACGCGGGTACACTGCGCAGGACGTAaccggaaaaaaaaaacctgcctcGATTGCTCTAGAAAATCCCGCTGGAGGAGCCTTCGGGTGGGGTGGACACCACTGCGCACCCCTCCCGCCCGGGAAGCTGCCCCTGGCTGGGGCCCTGCCAGCCTCACCACTACCCCACGACGTGGCATAGGCGAGTCAGGACAGCGACTCGCCGAgccccccctccagcccccctgGGATCCCACACTGTGCTCTGGGGCCTGCTGGCCGCCGAGCAGAGAGCCCAGGGGCAGGTGTCCTCTTCCAGAGCAGCTGCAGCATCCCAGGCCCACACCAAGGCCAGAGCCAGCCGGAACGGGCAGAGCGCTGCACCCAGGCCCACCGCCAGGACTGCCTCCCACCCCACTGTGCCCACACCCCGAGGGCCCCAAATGCATTCTTTGGGCCTGCAGGGGGGTCCTTGCTGACTCCAAGGAAGCCCGTCACCTAacaaggagagaaggagggaaggtgTCCCTGCCTCCTGCCTCGGTGCCACGGCAGCAGCCGGGGCAGACCCTGGCCCAGGAGCCCAGGCTGGGCTGGGCGGCTCGTTCCAGCTCCCGCACACCCATGCTCACCCTGGCTCCCAGCCCAGTCACCGGCCGGCCCACCCAGTCCCACCCCGCGCTGCCCGAACGACACCCCAGCACACATGCCCCCAAACATCCAGCCTCTCAAACACATTTGACCTCACCCCGGAGCCCAAGGCACggggccccagtgccacctcctcGGAGTAAAGACCATTCCAGCCCTTTACTCGCCGCCCCCAGGACCCGGCTGGCCCCAGCGTTGCCTCCTCCTTCAGTAAAGTCAGCCAACGTCAAGTTCATTCTGCATCTGCCTGAAGGACTTAACTGGCCCCCTGCCTGAGATGCTCAGCAGCCTGGCCCGCTGGGCGGTGGAAACCAGGGGACGCCCGGGCCTGGTTGCACCCGGCCACCCTGTCTGGTTAGGAGGACAGGGTGGGAGGGCCTCCAGCTGGGCTGGGAGGGAGGACTGCGTGGAGAGTCACAGCCGAGCAGCCACGGCGGGGTCAGCGCCTCGGCACACACCAGGGCTCGGACAGCCCGGCTGCGAGTGGACAGCCCACCTGCGGCCTGGAACTCTCCGTCCCGCCCAAGCTCTGCGTTAAGGCCAGAGTTTAACTAGGAGCCAGCAGCTCTCAGACCCTCCCGAGCCCTAAAGGACGTAGAATGCTTATTTCCCCCTCTGGGTAGAAAAATCCTAAAGCTTGTCCCAGGACGCCACATTCCCACGTCCAGCGTCCCTGGAGTGACATCTGGGCCTGGTCCGCAGCCCCCGGGAAAGGCCCAGGCAGAAAGAAGCCTGGGGAGGGGCGAAAGGGCCCCTTCTCCCCGCTTGGCCTCAGAGGCTCTATCCCACCCTCCAGCTGCCCAGAGAAGCCTTGACACAGCAAGCAAGGCCAGCCCGTGGCACGTGCCCCCAGGCCTGCGCCACAGCGTCTGCCCCTGGGAGCGGGCAGCCCTGGACACTCACCGACTTCACAGTGGGTGCCCATGTAGCCCTGGGTGCACCTGCAGATGTACTGGGTGAAGACATCCCCTCGCGTGGTGCCTTCAACCACCTGGCATTCAGCATTGTGTAGGCAGGGATTGGGGTCACAGGGACCTGGGAAGGAGAGCAGATGGCAGGTGGTCAGCCAGGAGCTGGGGACAGGGACAGGAGGCAGCAGAGGGGCCCTCACCCTAAATTCAGCCCAGGGACCCCCTTCCCTCCTTCGccctcctcccccactccgcctAATGGGTTCCCAGCCAATCTGTGGCCAGGGACAGTCATACGCAGGTGAGCTGGCCCGCATAAGGGCCAAGGAGCCAACACCAGCGACCCCTGCCCACTTCAGGGACAGCTCAGCCCAGCAGGCAGAGGACCCTGGGACCAGGCGCCGGAGGTGGAGCCGCAGGCAAGAGCCAGGGTGGGTACCTTTCTCGGTCTCATTGCAAATGAGGCCTGTAAAGCCGTGGGGGCAGAGGCAGTGGAAGGGGACGCTGCCCGTGCCCTCCAAGCACGTCCCGCCGTTCAGGCACAGACTGGAGTCACAGATGTCACCTGCAACGGCAGCCCTGACTCAGGCCCAGCTCGTCGTTCAGGAAGCCCTTGCGGGCCAGCCACCAGCACCCGCCGGGGGCCTGCCACAGAGCGATCAGCGCACCCGGGCCCCAAGAGGCTAAAGGGAAAGACGCAGAAGGTGGGCAGCGCCAGGCTGGGAGAGAAGCCGGCACGAGGGGCCACTGGAGTTAAGACTTCTGCCAGAGGAGGGGACACCTGCACCGGGTCTGGAAGAGCATGAGGAAAAGCAGAAGCATGGGTGGGCACGGCATGTTAGAGAAAAGCAAGGCGCAGCTGGAGAGGGAGGCTGGGGCCAGGCCGGGAGGGGAAGAATGCGCTTAGACTTTGTGCCCTGCAGACCAGCGGCTCTGAGCTCTCCTCCAGCCTCCCCACCACTGTCCAccaagggaaaaattaaaaagcagagagGTGCTCAGGTGCCGGGTGGGAGTGGGAAAGCcatttcccatcctgggaaggagAGTGTTGAAAGAAAATCCCATTTGCGGAAACGCTGACGGACGCCCCTTGGGTGAGGAGGCTGCAGGAAGAGCCCTCTGGCCGCCGCTGGGTGAAGTCCAGCCCgcaggggtgagggggaaggtCAGGAGCACGGCCAGGAGGCTGTCACGGGCATCTGGGGAGAAGGAGCGTCAGGGCAAAGGGAACAGGGAGAATGAATGGATTTGCGGGACACAGCGGAGGTGGAAGGTGGGCTGGAGAGGACACCAGGCTTCTGGTGGGGGACCCGGGCGACAGGTGCCTGAGCCACCCACAGCCCacgggaggagggggaggagcgcGCTGCGGGGAAGATAAGCGCTTGGGTTTTAAATTCGAATcctgccccatccccacccccagaccTGAGCCCCTGGAAGGCCGGGCTCCCAAAGTCCACCTCGCACCTTGACCCTGGCAGCCAACAGCAAACCAAAGCCCACTGGAGCTGCCCAGGCCGTCCAGGGTGTTCTGGCTGAGCTTAAGCATCCCAGAAAGGCTGCCCCAGGCCCGGTACCCTGCCAGCGTTTGGAGGAAGACGGGAAAAATCTCTTCTCCTCCCCCAGGGTCACCCATCCTGGGATGGAGGGTCCTGCTGAAACCCCACAGTCCCGCGGGCTCAGCCCTAGCTCCAGGGAAGGGAGCACCAGGGATGAGCCACCCAGCCCTCGGCCTCAGGAGAGAAGGCGGCTCCCAGCAGGCTATTAGTCATTGGCTTGAAATAGCAGCTAATCTCCCTGACCTGGGAGGCTGCAGGCAGGCCATGGGCAGGCACGGCAGCCGCCACAGTCCCCGGCTCCTGCTCCAGCGGGCTCCAACCCCTCCAACTCCCCGGCCCAAACTCCCCCTCCCGGGCAAGGCAAGGCGGTCcagggggaaaggggacagtGTGAGGTGTCCACACAGAGCCAGGCCCCGGGATGGCAGGGCCTGCCACCTGCACAAAGTGCTCCCCCTTTCCCGGAAGAGCCAGATCGCCTTCCCAAAACCCCCTTTGGGATTTCAGGGTCCTGCTTTTTGGGAGAGAATTCCCCAGGGACGCCTCAGATTGGGGGGGACAGAGAGGAGGTGTGGAAGAGGACCGCGAGGGCCCAGCTGCCTTTCGGGGTCACTGGGGAGGGCCAGGAGCTCCCAAATCCCGGTGAGTCTGGACTGGCCTCGGCTCCACTTGGCAGCCAACGCCATTTCTATGAGACCATGAGAAAGGGGGTCCCCGAAGAGAACGTGCCCTCACCCCCAACAGGCACCCCTTTCGGCCCCAGGGCGAAGGGAAGGGCCTCGGGCCGAGGCAGCCTGCGCAGGCGGGGGAGGAGGGTCAGGCAGGATCAAGCCGCGCCAAGGCCGCCGGGCCGAGGGGACGCCGGGACCGAGGGGACGCCGCTGCGGGCGCAGCCCTTTCCAAGCTCCCGCAGCCCTTTCCAAGCGGCTGCCCGCCATTCCACCCATTCCCCAGCCCTTCCCTCCTCTGCCCCGACACCTAAGGGTGGGGGGGAGAGCGGGCAAAGACCAACATGGGACGGGCGTGGCTGCAGAAAGTTGGGGGGACCAAGACGGACCCATACAAAAGTCCCGATCGAGAGTCCGCGgcctcatttcacagatgggcaAAGAGAGGCCCGGCACAGCGGATTCCTTTGTCGTGCGTAAGCCGCCTCCCGGGAAGCGGAGGGCCGTGGGTCCCCCGGCGCCCGGGTCCCCGCGCCACCTCGAGCCTCCATCCCTGGccacccaccacccccccccagccccgggcGCGGAGAGGAGACCCgcgcgcgccccgcccccgcgccgccgGGACAGCGGCCCCGCGCCGGGCCCCGCACTTCGCCCAAGTTCGTAAACAGGCGCCGCGGCGAACTTCCCAGCAGCTCCGCGGAGGAGGGGCGAGCGCGGGCGAGGGCGGCGCGATCCACTCACCCGAGAAGGCGAGGAGTCCGGAGGCGCAGAGGAGCGCGCCGCAGAGCGCGGCGAGCGCGCGGGGAAGCGGCATGCTGCGGGCCGGGGCGGCGGCTCAGGCCGGCGGGGCTCTGCCGTCTCCTCCGCCGGGGCGAGGATAAATCGGCAGCCCGGCACCTCCCATCGGGCCGCCGGCCCCGCCCAGGCCGGCCGGGGGCAGATCGGGGCGGAGCGCGGCAGCCTGGGAGGGAAGCGGGGTGAACGCAGGGGTCCCGAGCGCCCGCCGCGGGCCCCGGCCGCGCCCtcctgcccgccccgcccccagcccgagcccagggcaggggagggctcGGGAGACAGGAGGTTTTCTCCGGggctttaaaatgtaaaatgattttaaagcattttaaacaaAAAGATGCCAAACCGTGTTCATAATCAGAGAAATGCCAATCAGGGCTCCGCTGAGGACCGGGATCCCTTATCAGGTGGGCAAGGATCAAGTTTATGAACACCTTGTTAATTCGAGGATGTGGGGGGACAGGCCCAACCAGGCACTGCTGGAGGAGTGTAAATTGGCGGATTTCTCTAGAGGGCTACTTGGTCATGGCTATCAAAATGACAAATGCCGAGACACCAAGACCGAGCAATTCCATTTACAGGAATTCATGCTATTAGACACTCACTGTGCAAAATTGCATCCACGGGCACACGCACAAGGCTAGTCACAGCTGCATCTTTGGAAACGGTAAATAGTCTAAAAGGGAATCAGcagactttttctgtaaagaaccAGATAGAAAATGTTTAGGATCTGTGGGCTGTTAAGGCTTGTAGTAGCAACTCTTCAATTCTGCCCCTGTAGCAGGAAGGCAGTGCTAGAGAATGGGTAAAGAAAGGAGCAGCGTAGTtgcagaaggagaaagaaaccaGGGAATTTGGGCTTGGGGTCAGGTTGTGGGAGGGATACTTGCTTGttgcgattttttttttttttgcagtaaatTTTTAAGCGTctgtgtggtgtttttttttttttatcacatgCAAGTGTTATTGGATTTTATTTAAGTTCTTGGCTttcctgcagaaatgaatttcaagagcgcgccaggtgagttaggccagtaatttattcaggtagggagggaagagaaatgggagaaaataatagagcaggggtcccaggtagagaggaaggggctgaaaaatgataaagagggctgatttacaggctacgatctcccattataggttataaatgcccaggtttacttgcacggccacgtggcagaggaaaaatggagaGAGAAGTAAGCTGAGGGCAGGAAGGGTCCAGAGTCAAGAGAGGGGGAGGCAAGAGAAGAGAGTGGAGCTCGTGAGTGCCTTGGTTTTTGAATTGTTAATTATTCCcccccctttgctaatggcaggggaggggttccagctgtttgctgttttgattgatcaccccacctatcaatcccccgTGAGGGCCCAATGGTAAAGCCCTTGGGGAATATCCCGGGCGTTTCCTTCCAGAAGTCTCTGTTCTGAGTGGCAGagtcttggggagggtcttccagcagccatcttgggggtgatTGTCGTCCacatggactctgccaggttccagatccgtctattgatgCCCTATCTCACGCGCCTGCTTCACAACTATTACCTccttttacaaataaataattcTAGTAATGGGGCTCTAGTCAAACTAGCCAAAAATTAAAGAACAGCCACACATCTTGCTACAGTGCTGAGGACTAGGTTGGGACCAGAGGCTTAGCAGGTGGCAGAGGCCCTGGCTTAAGCCTCTTCAAAAGGACAAAACAGCCTAGGAAAACCttgaaggattaaaaaaaaaaaaggctttaataaaatccaacaccctttcatgataaaaagtcaacaaaactacgaataaaagggaacttcctCCCCCTGATAAAGGCGGTCTCTGAAAAGCCCATAGCTAACAAgctaaatggtgaaagactggcgCTTCCCAagatcaggaaaagacaaggCTGTCCACTCCTGCCACTtctgttcaacattgtactggacgTCCTCG from Dasypus novemcinctus isolate mDasNov1 chromosome 3, mDasNov1.1.hap2, whole genome shotgun sequence includes:
- the MFGE8 gene encoding lactadherin isoform X2 — translated: MPLPRALAALCGALLCASGLLAFSGPCDPNPCLHNAECQVVEGTTRGDVFTQYICRCTQGYMGTHCEVGCIMPLGMEGGAIADAQLSASSMHLGFLSMQRWGPELARLHRTGIVNAWKASNYDRNPWIQVNLLRKMRVSGVVTQGASRLGNGEYLRSYKVAYSSDGRNFQFVQDADGTRDKVFTGNVDNYNLQTNLFEYPLEAQYVRLVPVSCHRSCTLRFELLGCELHGCSAPLGLKDNRIPDRYITASSTFRTWGLSAFSWFPFYARLDKQGKFNAWTAQRSDTQEWLQIFLGSPMRLTGIITQGARDFGHNQFVAAYKVAYSDDGKNWTEYKESGATESKIFPGNFDNNSHKKNVFEMPFEARYVRILPVAWHNRITLRVELLGCPV
- the MFGE8 gene encoding lactadherin isoform X1, which gives rise to MPLPRALAALCGALLCASGLLAFSGDICDSSLCLNGGTCLEGTGSVPFHCLCPHGFTGLICNETEKGPCDPNPCLHNAECQVVEGTTRGDVFTQYICRCTQGYMGTHCEVGCIMPLGMEGGAIADAQLSASSMHLGFLSMQRWGPELARLHRTGIVNAWKASNYDRNPWIQVNLLRKMRVSGVVTQGASRLGNGEYLRSYKVAYSSDGRNFQFVQDADGTRDKVFTGNVDNYNLQTNLFEYPLEAQYVRLVPVSCHRSCTLRFELLGCELHGCSAPLGLKDNRIPDRYITASSTFRTWGLSAFSWFPFYARLDKQGKFNAWTAQRSDTQEWLQIFLGSPMRLTGIITQGARDFGHNQFVAAYKVAYSDDGKNWTEYKESGATESKIFPGNFDNNSHKKNVFEMPFEARYVRILPVAWHNRITLRVELLGCPV